The Clostridia bacterium DNA segment ATAGTTCTAAGATTTCACCTTCCTGGCAAGTCTTCTCAAGATATTCAATGCCTGCTTCCTCAAGCAAGGGCTTCACTACAATCAATTCTGCTTCCACATAAGTTTCCAGTAAGACACATTCATGCTTTTCCATTATATCCCCCTAATCCTCCACCAAAGAATTGCTATGCCGAATCCTGCTGCAAATACCAATAAGCGGTACGCTTTTTCTTTCCCCAGCAAACGATAATCCCTATGTTTTGTCCACTTATGTCCAATAGGGATAATCTTTGCGCTATTAACGGATACATATAATATTCCATCAGCTGGAAAA contains these protein-coding regions:
- a CDS encoding DUF2007 domain-containing protein is translated as MEKHECVLLETYVEAELIVVKPLLEEAGIEYLEKTCQEGEILELYTSSPGTMGVELWVRAEDEEKARKLVQAIE